From a single Agrobacterium tumefaciens genomic region:
- a CDS encoding GcrA family cell cycle regulator, giving the protein MQQEWKDLNADERCAAIIAIYPKTKGTGKEIAHALSQQFRVTISRNAVISHYNRHAPKLVDVPLTGTPNRAANSGNAGKKKLSPPKQAKEPIKVKRPSGLLLRSGGHFAQPVLVKPAATPPVLEQPLTAPEPLRLKLYQLERNQCRWPVEGDRENTLFCGAVTDEQESYCPCHRKMSIGIGSRAERDALRGRKAA; this is encoded by the coding sequence ATGCAGCAGGAATGGAAAGACCTGAACGCCGACGAGCGTTGCGCCGCCATCATTGCCATTTACCCCAAGACCAAGGGCACCGGCAAAGAGATTGCGCACGCGCTTTCGCAGCAGTTCCGCGTCACGATTTCGCGCAACGCGGTCATCTCGCACTATAACCGCCACGCTCCCAAGCTCGTCGATGTGCCCCTGACCGGCACCCCGAACCGGGCAGCAAACTCCGGTAACGCCGGTAAGAAGAAGTTATCTCCGCCGAAACAGGCGAAAGAGCCGATCAAGGTAAAAAGACCATCCGGCCTGCTTTTGCGCAGCGGCGGCCATTTCGCCCAGCCGGTTTTGGTAAAGCCTGCGGCGACGCCGCCGGTGCTGGAACAGCCGTTGACCGCGCCCGAGCCGCTGCGTCTCAAGCTCTACCAGCTCGAGCGCAACCAGTGCCGCTGGCCCGTGGAAGGTGACCGCGAGAATACCCTGTTCTGCGGCGCTGTGACGGACGAGCAGGAATCTTACTGCCCCTGCCACCGCAAAATGTCGATTGGTATAGGCTCACGAGCCGAACGTGACGCGCTCCGGGGGAGGAAGGCGGCATGA
- a CDS encoding DUF2312 domain-containing protein, giving the protein MRQIIERIERLEEEKSAISADIKDVIGEAKGRGYDTKAIRTIIRLRKKDANERIEEETILQTYMAALGME; this is encoded by the coding sequence CTGCGCCAGATCATCGAGCGCATTGAGCGACTCGAGGAGGAGAAGTCCGCCATTTCCGCCGACATCAAGGACGTCATCGGGGAGGCGAAGGGCCGGGGCTACGACACCAAGGCGATCCGCACCATCATCCGCCTGCGCAAGAAAGACGCCAACGAGCGTATCGAGGAGGAAACCATCCTCCAGACGTACATGGCCGCCCTCGGGATGGAGTGA